In Musa acuminata AAA Group cultivar baxijiao chromosome BXJ2-3, Cavendish_Baxijiao_AAA, whole genome shotgun sequence, the following proteins share a genomic window:
- the LOC103977172 gene encoding WAT1-related protein At1g21890: MGVGEVWRSVRPYLAMVFLQFGYAGMYVVSVVSLKQGMSHYVLVVYRNAIAAAVIGPFALWFERKGRPKMTLPIFLKIMALALLEPVLDQNFYYMGTKNTSASFSSALYNILPAVTFVNAIILRMEIIDIKKRRSQAKIFGTAVTVMGALIMILYKGPIMEFVWNRGRHHPADAAAQSDAHWLAGTFMLLFSCFCWSAFFILQSHTLKAYPAELSLSTLICVLGAGQGGAVALFMERGVKPWSIGFDMRLFTAIYSGIMCTGMAYYLQAVVMKERGPVFVTAFSPLCMIIVAFMGSTILAEEIALGRVIGAVVIVIGLYSLIWGKSADHLSQSTDTSGGKKHGALELPKSVDDAMAANSVDFVAIVDIPPAKKP; the protein is encoded by the exons ATGGGTGTCGGTGAGGTTTGGAGGAGTGTGAGACCGTACTTGGCCATGGTGTTCTTGCAGTTTGGCTACGCAGGCATGTACGTGGTCTCGGTGGTCTCGCTCAAGCAGGGCATGAGCCATTACGTGCTTGTCGTCTACCGCAACGCCATCGCCGCCGCTGTCATCGGTCCATTCGCGCTGTGGTTCGAAAG GAAAGGCAGGCCCAAGATGACACTCCCCATCTTCCTCAAGATCATGGCTCTCGCACTGCTGGA GCCAGTGCTGGACCAAAACTTCTACTACATGGGCACCAAGAACACATCGGCAAGCTTCTCCTCTGCTCTCTACAACATCCTGCCTGCGGTCACATTCGTGAACGCCATTATTCTGAG AATGGAGATAATAGATATCAAGAAGCGGCGTAGTCAGGCGAAGATCTTTGGGACCGCGGTGACGGTGATGGGTGCGCTGATCATGATACTGTACAAAGGTCCGATCATGGAGTTCGTGTGGAACAGAGGGCGCCACCACCCTGCTGATGCTGCCGCCCAGAGCGATGCCCACTGGCTCGCCGGCACCTTCATGCTACTCTTCAGCTGCTTCTGCTGGTCTGCTTTCTTCATACTCCAA TCGCATACCTTGAAGGCGTACCCTGCAGAGCTATCCTTGAGCACCTTGATATGCGTCTTGGGCGCTGGACAAGGTGGCGCAGTGGCTCTCTTCATGGAACGCGGCGTCAAGCCTTGGTCGATAGGGTTCGACATGAGACTCTTCACCGCCATCTACTCG GGCATCATGTGCACGGGGATGGCATATTATCTACAGGCCGTGGTAATGAAGGAGAGAGGGCCCGTCTTCGTGACCGCCTTCAGCCCTCTCTGCATGATCATAGTGGCCTTCATGGGCTCCACCATTCTTGCAGAGGAGATCGCTCTCGGGAG GGTGATCGGCGCGGTTGTCATAGTCATCGGCCTTTACTCTCTTATATGGGGGAAGAGCGCCGACCATTTAAGCCAGTCCACGGACACCTCCGGTGGAAAAAAGCATGGCGCACTCGAGCTACCCAAGTCCGTCGACGACGCCATGGCCGCCAACTCCGTCGACTTCGTCGCCATCGTCGACATCCCACCTGCGAAGAAACCTTGA
- the LOC135606771 gene encoding fatty acid elongase 3-like: protein MEVGRMATWVEGQLRRLLVEHPVIESFEWRPNETFGASVPFVATAVATYVTLVFLFGRSIIPLPHPSPALLRLLSSAHNLLLLILSAAMAAGCALSATARLPSPRWLFCFPPSAIPRAGPLFFWAHVFYLSKLYELGDTLLILLAVPRRRLTFLHVYHHAVVVVMCYVWLATAQSLMPIALVTNAAVHVVMYAYYFSSSAGRRWPPRWKRAVTDLQIAQFVFSFLVSGIFLWYHFTGGGCEGMRGWLFNAVFNASLLALFIDFHLKAYKEAKKKPKTKAAAAASPKAAES, encoded by the coding sequence ATGGAAGTGGGGAGAATGGCGACTTGGGTGGAGGGGCAACTGCGCCGGCTGCTGGTGGAGCACCCGGTCATCGAATCCTTCGAGTGGAGGCCAAACGAGACGTTTGGCGCCTCCGTCCCCTTCGTCGCCACCGCCGTCGCCACCTACGTCACCCTCGTTTTCCTCTTCGGCCGCAGCATAATCCCTCTCCCCCACCCCTCACCAGCCCTCCTACGCCTCCTCTCCTCCGCCCATAACCTCCTCCTTCTCATCCTCTCCGCCGCCATGGCCGCCGGCTGCGCCCTCTCGgccaccgcccgcctcccctCCCCCCGCTGGCTCTTCTGCTTCCCCCCCTCCGCCATCCCCCGGGCCGGCCCCCTCTTCTTCTGGGCCCACGTCTTCTACCTCTCCAAGCTCTACGAGCTCGGCGAcaccctcctcatcctcctcgccGTCCCCCGTCGCCGCCTAACCTTCCTCCACGTATACCACCacgccgtcgtcgtcgtcatgtGCTACGTCTGGCTCGCCACCGCGCAGTCCCTCATGCCGATCGCCCTCGTCACGAACGCCGCCGTCCACGTCGTCATGTACGCCTACTACTTCTCCAGTAGCGCCGGCCGGCGGTGGCCCCCGCGCTGGAAGAGGGCCGTCACGGATCTCCAGATCGCCCAGTTCGTCTTCAGTTTCCTCGTCTCCGGGATCTTCCTCTGGTACCACTTCACAGGCGGCGGGTGCGAAGGGATGCGCGGCTGGCTCTTCAACGCTGTCTTCAACGCGTCGCTCCTCGCCCTCTTCATCGACTTCCACCTCAAGGCGTATAAGGAGGCCAAGAAGAAACCCAAGACGAAGGCCGCCGCTGCCGCCTCGCCGAAGGCGGCGGAGTCATGA